GTGACCAGCCAGCCAAACTGTGGAAAGGTCGATGTCGATGAGTCCATCGCAGGATCCGCAAATTTCCCATGACGCCGAAGTCGTGTCGCCGCAAGAAAAGCACAGTGATATGAACGCGCATGTGTCGCAAGGTGATTCGACTCCCTGGCTGGGTCCGTTCCGTTTCCGTGTGGATTATGAGGGGTTCAAGGATATCTACCACGCGGAGGATGATGGTTCTACGCGGAAGATTGGTTTTGTATTGGTCGTTTTTGGCTTTGCGTATGCTTATGTGTGTTCCGGAATACTTGTTGATCATTTGAGGTCCGCCGATTTGGGTTCTCTTGGTTTCATGGGTGTTCTTTCTTGCCTAGGTCTTATCGGTTTGTGGTTGTATGGGGTGTGGTGTCTGGTCCGTCCGCCGTTGACAACGGCGAAGGCGCAGGCTGTCAGGTTTTTCCGGTATCACGGGAGGCGTGTGGCGAAGAGAGAGATTGTGGAGTATGAGTCTGCGGTTCTTTCAATGTCATTGGGCCCGTTGGGGGGCGAGGAGGTCACGGATGATGGTGGCTTGATACGCTCGGCCTACGCTTTCATGCGTCGTCCGGTGGTGGCCCGCGGCTTTCTCTACGCGGGGATGCATGATGTGAGGCGTGATTCGTTGGTTTGGGAGATATTCTCCAGCATGGCTAAATCTCCCCGCCCCAATTGGGATTGCACCGGTGTGTTCATACCGGTCTCGTGCCTGGGTGGCCGGCTTCGCGCATGGCGTGCGTGTTTCCGGTTGGCATGGCGCATCAAGCTCGCCCGGCGTCGCTATCGCCATGCCGTGTGGTGGCGGAGAATAGGCCACATATGGCCGTTCGCCCGCCGTCGGGCGCGTGCCCTGATGGCTCCGGAGTTGGCATGGCTTCAGGAGCTCGGCCCCGAAGGTCGCCGCGGCCCCGAGCCCGAACGGGACGGGGATGATAAGCCGGCGAGGATTGGCCACTCTTCGGTAGCCTTGCGTGGTGCCAAGGCGTTCCATACTGCTCAGGCTTCGTCGTCGGGCGGTTCCGGCTATAGCCATGCGGCCGCTGGTGAGCGGTGAATCTGTTAAATCAATGGACGGTGTGCCACTTCATGTGCGAATCTGGAACGATTATTTTTCAGTGTCGAAGATTGAGAATGTAAAGGAATTTTGTTTATTTTCTTGTGGATATGCCCAATAACGCGACAATGAAGAATATATTGTTGTATATAACCAACAATGGAGGGGTTGCTGGGGGAGTGATTCGTGGCCTTTGATGAAACGTTGCACATCGAATGGTGATGAAAAGGACATCTGTTTTGATATCTTTATGTCAGAGTCGAAACGACCACGTAAACTAAAACTATTGAGAATTCTTTTTCAGGAGGCAGGTTCGATGGCTGACAACACGACCAACAATCAGAATTCGAACGGAATCGAATACACCAGCAAACGCAAGTGGGGTTATGACCCCCGTCAGGTCGACGCCTTCCTCGAGAACGCCCACGAGCTTTACGACCGTGACGACGACGAGCTGACCCAGCAGGATATCCAGAGCGCCGCGTTCGCTTTCAGCAAAGGCGGCTATGTGATCGCCGAGGTCGACGCCGCGCTGGCCAGGCTCGAGCACGCGGTGGTCGATCGCCAGACCGCCCGTCAGATCTCCAACAACGGCCGTGTGGCGTGGAAGGCCGAGACCGACCGCCTCTACCAGGTGGTCCGCGAGCACGCCTCGCGCGCCCAGAAGGAGCGCTTCGCCCGCGCCCTCTCCAAGCATCCCTCCTACGACATCAAGCAGGTCGACAACCTCATCGACGAGGTTGTGGTGCGCACTTCCGACGACCTGGGCGTGAAGACCATGACGCCGAGTGAGGCGAAGGATCTCGCCGGTTTCAATTCCAGCACCGTCTCCAACGCCATCTTCGTGCAGCGCAAGGGCAAGAAGGGCTATGACGAGCGTCAGGTCGATTACTACCTCGATTCCTGCGTGCAGCTGCTCAGCCGCATCGAGTCCTACGAGCGCCTCACCAAGTACGAGGCCGCGAATGGGGGAGCCCAGGAGCCTTTGGCGAATCGTTCGGCGGGTGAGGCCAACCAGGCCGCGATGAACGTGCCGCAGTCGGTTTCCGCTCAGCAGGAGACCTCCGTGGTCACGCCGCTCTTCACCGAGCAGGCTTCCGCGGCCGCCACCTCCGCGACTGCCCCGGCCGGTGCGCAGGGTGCGACGTTCAACGACGTGCACGAGGAGGAGCAGAAGATTTTCGCTCCCACCCCCGCGCAGAACGGTGCCACTTCGGCCGTGCCGACCCCCGCTTCTCCGGTCGTGCCGTCGCTGCCGAATGAGGCAGCTTCGGCCAGCAACGTCCCGACGGCCGGTGCCACCGCAGGCGACGCCCAGGGCAGCAGCTCCTCGCTGGCGGCTCTGGCGAACATGGCCCAGACCTCTCAGACCGCCGCTCCCGAGCAGCCGGCCAGTTTCAGCCCGCAGATGCCCCCGCTGGCCTCCGACGGCGCTGGCTCCCAGGCCAACGGCGCCAAACCCGCCTCCGCCTCCGGCGACGACATGGGCATTCCCGATATCTCGCTCAACTCATTCGACTCGAAGCAGGGCAATGACGTCAACGGGCAGTGATTTCCATCTTCTTTCCCGCCTGGCGTCCGTGAAGCCGGTGTGATGAGTTCAGCATCGACCGCCGTGGTGGCGCCTGAGCGGGGAGAGGGCAATACCGGTTGGGGACTTGGCAAGCGCGTGCTGGTCACAGTCCCCATTTTCATCATGCTTTTGGGCCTGTTGGTCACAGTCTCCAGCCTGACCAGCGTGCCATGGAACAGGGAACCCACCGGGCAGAGCCTCGAGACCCTTTCCGCCAGCACCGCCGTCTCCTTCGACAATCCGCAAGGCCTCGCGTTGCCGGGCAAGGGCACCTACGCGGTCGCGTTGCGCCATGTCACCATCGACGCCAAGCGCCCCTCCACCGGCGAGGTGCAGCGTATCCGCGTGCTCATCCGCCAGCCGCTCAACGCCCCCGCGGGCCAACCCGGCGTCGTCTTCATGCACGGCGCGGGCTACGGCACCTGCGACAACTCCTTCGGCGACGTGGCCAACGACCTCGCCTCCGCCGGATTCGTCACCGCCGTGCTAGACAAGCCGGTCTGGTCGACCAACGACCTCACCCGCGACTACCCGGGCAGCGCCGTGGCCTACGACCAGGTAGTCCAATACCTGCGTGGCATAAGTTCGGTCAACCCCGACAAGATCGGCATCTACGCCACCTCCGAAAGCACGTGGATCTCGCCCTACCTGCTCCAACGCGACAAACGCATCGCCTTCCAGGTGCTGCTGAGCCCCATGGTCTATTCGCCACGGCAGTCGCTCGGCTTCTTCGTCACCCAGGACTTCTCGCTGGTCGGGGCCAACAATGGCTACCAGTCCATCGTCCGCCGGCTCTTCCACGCCGACCTCGGCAAGCCGGGCTCAAACTTCGACGTCAGGGTCGACCTGCCGGGCGCCTACGCCATCCCGACGCTCGCGGTCTATGGCTCCAAGGACGTGATGACCGCGCAGGTGGAGGGCATCGAGCACATCATGGACTCGGCTCACAAGGCCGGCAACCGCAACGTCACCGTGCGTAGCTACTCCGTGGCCAACCACGTGCTGCGCCTGGGCGATGAGGCCGACGAGGGCACGCCGCTGGCCGACGACTACATCAACGACCTCACCTCGTGGGCCACGGGCACGGTGGCGGGCTTGCGGCAGACCAGCGAGCCGGTGGCGGGCGTGACCATCCACCAGTCGATCGCCGTGCCCACCGAGCTGCGCGCCAACCGCCAGCTCACCGTCTACGGCGCCATCATCCACATCGCCATGGTGCTGCTGCTTTTCGTCTCGCTGCTGATGGCCCTGGCCGCGCTGGTGCTGAAAATCGTGCGATTCCTGCGCCATCGCGACGCCAAGGTGTTCGGCTTCTTGCACGGCTTCGGCGGCGAGCTGCTCGGCATCGCCGTGACCACTCTGGCCACGCTGGTACTGTTCGCCTCGGGCCTGGGCCAGGTGATCATGGCCGTGGTGAGGCTCGGTTGGGGCGGCGCACCCGTGGAGGACCCGGGCATGATGTATTGGAGCTGGCCGGTCATCCAGGTGGTCTCCACCCTGGTCGTCTGGGCGTGGTCGCGCGTGCTGGCCCGGCTCATCGAGGTGGCGCAGAGCCGTGGCATCACGCAGCTGCCGCCGCGCAAGGACGCCATCCGCGACTTGGTGAGCGGTCGCGAGCCCGTTTTGGCCTCCAGCCGTTTCGGCCGCGTCTATTTCTGGGTCACCGCCGCCGCGATGTTCGGCGTGCTGCTGGTCTTCGCCTTCTGGGGCTTCTTCATCTACTAGACCTGTTTGGCTGGTCAGGCATGACGGACTGGCATAGAGCCGGGGCGCGTTGTATGGTGTTGACGGAATCAGGATCGAGGTGAGGGCATGGCGTTGTACCGCGACGAGGGCGTTGTGCTCAAAACCGTGAAACTCGGCGAGGCCGACCGCATCATCACCCTGCTCACCCGCCGACACGGCAAGGTGCGCGCCGTGGCCAAGGGCGTGCGTCGCACCAAATCCCGCTTCGGCGGCCGGCTCGAGCCCTTCATGCGCTGCGACCTGCTCATCGCCGAGGGCCGTTCGCTCGACGTCGTCTCCCAGGCCGCCTCGCTCGCCGCCTACGCCGCCCCGATCTGCGGCGATTACGCGGCCTACACCGCCGCCAACGTGATGGTCGAGACCGCCGACAAGATCGTCTCCACCGAGCACGAGCCCGCCCAACGCCAATATTTGCTCCTCATCGGCGCCCTGGCCGCCCTGGCACGAGCCAAGCACCCGGCCGAGGCCATCGGCGACTCGTTCCTCATGCGCTCGCTTTCCCTGGCCGGTTGGAGCCCGCGCCTGTCGTCCTGCGTGGTGTGCGGCACACGTGACGACCTGGTCTACTTCTCCATAGCCTCCGGCGGCGTGATGTGCGCCTCCGACCACACGCCAGACGCCAAGCGCGTCGACATCAACGTGCGCGAGCAGCTCGAGGCGCTGGTCGAAGGCGACTGGAGCGTGCTCGATAGCACACCGCTCAACGGCGACACACGCCGACTTGTTGAAGAATGGGGAGAATATTACCTGGAACGCCCCATTCGTTCGATGAGGTTGTTAGATTCGTAGTATGGCTTTTGAACAAATGGACTACACGTCCCTTGAAGTCCCGGCCGCGCCGTTCTCCGACCCCGCGATCATCCCGGACTTCCCCAAGGCGAAGGTGCCCCGCCACATCGGCGTGATCATGGACGGCAACGGCCGTTGGGCCCAGCAGCGCGGCCTGATCCGCACCGATGGCCACCAGGCCGCCGAGCCCGTCGTCTTCGACACCATCGCCGGTGCCATCGAGGCCGGCGTGCGCTATCTGAGCCTCTACACCTTCTCCACCGAGAACTGGAAGCGCAGCCCGCAGGAGGTCCGCTTCCTCATGGGCTTCTCGCGCGACATCATCCACCGCCGCGTCGCCCAGATGGACGATTGGGGCGTGCGCGTGCGCTGGTCCGGCCGTCGCCCGAAGCTCTGGAAATCTGTGATCGACGAGCTCGAGGTCGCCATGGAGCGCACCAAGCACAACAAGACGATCGACGTAGTCTTCTGCATCAACTACGGCGGCCGGGCCGAGATCGCCGACGCCGCCGCGCGGATCGCCCAGGAGGTGCGCGACGGACGCATCAGCGGCGACCGCGTCACCGAGAAGATGCTCTCCGAGCACCTCTACAACCCCGACATCCCCGATTGCGACCTGGTCATCCGCACCTCGGGCGAGCAGCGCACCTCGAACTTCCTGCCGTGGGAGGCCGCCTACGCCGAGCTCGACTTCGCGCCCGAGCTCTTCCCGGACTATGGCCGCGAGGCGCTGTGGCGCTCGATCGACCACTACGTGCACCGCGACCGTCGTTTCGGAGGCGTGAAACCAAAGAAGTAGCGGGAGAGAGAGTGCGAGGCTCTGTGCTTCGCTAACACCCCAAACCGATAATCCGAATGTAAAACGGTATGGAAAACAGTTGTGGCTGGCGAATCATCCATTGACTCGCCAGCCACAACCGCTACAACATTGAAAACGTGCCTGACTCGTGCCCGTTTGGCGGGCGCAGTGAGGTCTTTACTCGCCTGACCCGATCACCGAGCTGTTCTCGATGAGCTTGCAGTGCACCTGCGCGGGGATCGGAGCGTCCACCGGCGGCAGGTTGTTGAGGTGCTCCGGGAACGGATGCTCGCCCAGCGAACGCTTCTCGATGAGCGAGACGAGCTTGCACACCGCCCAATAGCCCATCTCGTAATACGGCATCGCGATGGTGGTGAGCTTCGGGGTGAAGGTGCTGGTGATGATGGGGGTGTCGCCCACACCAATCACCGAAAGGTCCTTGCCCACGGTGAGCCCGCGGCGGGCCGCGCACTCGTAGACGTACCAGCAACGGCCGTCGTCATAGCAGAAGAAGGCGTCGGGCTTCTCGGTCTCGAAGAGGTTCGAAACGGCCTTGAGCGCCTCATCGTTGGTGGTCACGTTGGTCACGAGGTTCTTGTCGAAGGGCGTGCCGCTCTCCTTCAACGCGCGGCGATAGCCCTCGAGCCTGGTGGCCTGGGCGATGGTCGGCTCCGCGTTGCCGATATAGGCGATCTTCTTGGCGCCGCTTTCGAGCAGCCTCTTGGTGGCGTCATAGCCGATGAGGAACTCGTTGGGCTCCACGATGGGGAAGCGGTTGTCGACCGTGTTGGTGGAGATGAGCACCAGCGGGGAGTGCACCAGGTCCTCGGGCACCTCGGTGACCTGGCTGGAGGGCTTGGCGTAGAGGAAGCCGTCCATGCCGTAGCGCTGCAGCGCCGAGGTCTGCTCGGACTGGCTCACCGAGCCGTCGGTGTCGACCAGAAGGATGATGTAGCCCAGTTGGCTGGCGGCGTCCTGCGCACCCTGCAGCGTCTGCGAGGTGTAGGGGATGTCGTGGATTTGTTCGGCGACGAAGCCGAGGATGCCGGTTTTGCTGGTCCTCAGTGACCGAGCCATCGGATTGGGCTTATATCCAAGCTCGTCCGCGATTTGCCGTACATTTGCCGCAATCTTCGCTTTGACGCGGCCGGCGTCTCTGTTGTTGAGCACGAGCGAAACGGTGGAGATGGAGACTCCCGCCTTTTCAGCGACGTTTTTCATTGTTATCATAACTTCAAACATATACCCTTTTACAGACTAGTTAAACTTTATGACGTGATTTGTCTGTATGGCCGCCATCAAGCGCAAAGCGGGGTTTACTCCGTTTGACGCAGAATTTGGTCAACCAATTGCTGCTTTTCGTTTATCTGCCCTTTGAAACCGGGTCGAATATCAAGCTTTAACGTCACTTCGGTGCGGTATCCCTGGCCGGCCAGCGTCATCGACGCGTCGCGCACCACGGCGAGCACCTGGTCGAGGTCGCCCTCGATGTTGGTGAACATCGCGTTGGTCTCGCAAGGCAGCCCGGACTTGCGGATCACGTCGACCACCCGCGCCACGTGTTGGCTCAGCTCCGCTCCCACACCGCTTGGGGCGACGGCCAGCGCCGCCACCGTGTTGATATAGGGCTTGCCGGTTTTCGCGTCAATCGGCACTTCCTGTTTCTCTGCGTTTCTGTCGATCTCGCCTGACGTTTGCTGTGCCATTTCGGTTCCTTTCATTTGCTGTATATACGTTAAAAAACCATGGATACGTCTTCACGTTTTAATTCGCGGGTTTATATCGTTTTGTCTAATTTGACCCTTTTGCCGTGATTTTTGACGAAGTTATTGCAAAGTGATAATCCGGGGCCGCGCCGCCTATGGTGCATCGTCCATCATCGCTCCCTACGCTGGGTCTTGGCCATCCAGGTTCCAAGGGTCTGGCGCTCGCGCCACTCTCAACCCGCCTGCCCGGGTTCCCCTGCTTACGCTGTGAACGCTAGAAGCCATATGCGACAATCGGGCGCGCCCGCGCAGGCCCGCCAATCGGCTTCGCCGCGCGGCTGAGGTGTCATGCTCTGTCGATAAAATCGGCCTCATATTGTCTCTGATCTCTTCAACCAATAATCGGAAGGTGTGTCGTGGCTCAATCCAAACTTGATGAAGTCGTATCGCTGGCCAAGCGTCGTGGTTTCGTGTTCCCTGCGGGGGAGATTTACGGCGGCACGCGTTCCGCATGGGATTACGGCCCGCTCGGCGTCGCGCTGAAAGACAATATCAAGCGCGAATGGTGGCGCTCGATGGTGGTCACCCGCGGCGATGTCGTCGGCGTCGACACTTCTATTATTCTGCCTTCCGCCGTCTGGGAGGCTTCCGGCCACGTCAAGGTCTTCAACGACCCGCTGATCGAATGCCTCAACTGCCATAAGCGTCAGCGCGCCGACAAGCTTGAGGAATCCTACGCCGAGAAGCATGGCGACAAGATGCCGGAAGACGGCCTCAAGTCGATTGTCTGCCCCGACTGCGGCACTCGTGGCCAGTGGACGGAACCGCGTGATTTCAACATGATGCTGCGCACCCACCTCGGCCCCGTCGACGACGAGAACTCGTTGCACTATCTGCGTCCGGAAACAGCCCAGGGCATCTTTGTGGACTTCAAGAACGTGATGACCTCTTCGCGTTCGAAGCCGCCGTTCGGCATCGCCAACATGGGCAAGTCGTTCCGCAACGAGATCACGCCTGGCAACTTCATCTTCCGCACCCGCGAGTTCGAGCAGATGGAGATGGAGTTCTTCGTCGAGCCTGGCACCGACGAGGAATGGCACCAGTACTGGATCGACACCCGCACCCGCTGGTACACCGATCTGGGCATCAACCCGGAGAACCTGCGCCACTACGAGCATCCCAAGGAGAAGCTCGCACACTATTCCAAGCGCACTGTCGACATCGAATACAAGTTCGGCTTCAAGGGCTCCGACTGGGGCGAGCTCGAAGGCGTGGCCAACCGCACCGACTTCGACCTTTCCGCGCATCAGGAGCATTCCGGCGAAGATCTGGCCTTCTTCGACCAGGCCAGCGGCAAGAAGTACATCCCTTACGTCATCGAGCCGGCCGCAGGCCTGACCCGTTCGCTCATGGCCTTCCTTGTGGACGCCTACGCCGTCGACGAGGCGCCGAACACCAAGGGCGGCGTCGACCGCCGCACCGTGCTGCGCCTCGACCCGCGCCTTTCGCCGGTCAAGGCCGCTGTCTTCCCGTTGAGCAAGAAGGCGCCGCTGCAGGGCATCGCCCACGATCTGGCCGCTGAGCTGCGCCAGCACGACTGGATGATCGACTACGACGAGTCCGGCGCCATCGGCCGCCGCTACCGCCGTCAGGACGAGATCGGCACCCCGCTGTGCATCACCGTCGACTTCGACACCGCCGACGACCACGCG
This Bifidobacterium sp. ESL0790 DNA region includes the following protein-coding sequences:
- the recO gene encoding DNA repair protein RecO; this translates as MALYRDEGVVLKTVKLGEADRIITLLTRRHGKVRAVAKGVRRTKSRFGGRLEPFMRCDLLIAEGRSLDVVSQAASLAAYAAPICGDYAAYTAANVMVETADKIVSTEHEPAQRQYLLLIGALAALARAKHPAEAIGDSFLMRSLSLAGWSPRLSSCVVCGTRDDLVYFSIASGGVMCASDHTPDAKRVDINVREQLEALVEGDWSVLDSTPLNGDTRRLVEEWGEYYLERPIRSMRLLDS
- a CDS encoding alpha/beta hydrolase; translated protein: MLLGLLVTVSSLTSVPWNREPTGQSLETLSASTAVSFDNPQGLALPGKGTYAVALRHVTIDAKRPSTGEVQRIRVLIRQPLNAPAGQPGVVFMHGAGYGTCDNSFGDVANDLASAGFVTAVLDKPVWSTNDLTRDYPGSAVAYDQVVQYLRGISSVNPDKIGIYATSESTWISPYLLQRDKRIAFQVLLSPMVYSPRQSLGFFVTQDFSLVGANNGYQSIVRRLFHADLGKPGSNFDVRVDLPGAYAIPTLAVYGSKDVMTAQVEGIEHIMDSAHKAGNRNVTVRSYSVANHVLRLGDEADEGTPLADDYINDLTSWATGTVAGLRQTSEPVAGVTIHQSIAVPTELRANRQLTVYGAIIHIAMVLLLFVSLLMALAALVLKIVRFLRHRDAKVFGFLHGFGGELLGIAVTTLATLVLFASGLGQVIMAVVRLGWGGAPVEDPGMMYWSWPVIQVVSTLVVWAWSRVLARLIEVAQSRGITQLPPRKDAIRDLVSGREPVLASSRFGRVYFWVTAAAMFGVLLVFAFWGFFIY
- a CDS encoding thiamine-binding protein — encoded protein: MAQQTSGEIDRNAEKQEVPIDAKTGKPYINTVAALAVAPSGVGAELSQHVARVVDVIRKSGLPCETNAMFTNIEGDLDQVLAVVRDASMTLAGQGYRTEVTLKLDIRPGFKGQINEKQQLVDQILRQTE
- a CDS encoding LacI family DNA-binding transcriptional regulator codes for the protein MITMKNVAEKAGVSISTVSLVLNNRDAGRVKAKIAANVRQIADELGYKPNPMARSLRTSKTGILGFVAEQIHDIPYTSQTLQGAQDAASQLGYIILLVDTDGSVSQSEQTSALQRYGMDGFLYAKPSSQVTEVPEDLVHSPLVLISTNTVDNRFPIVEPNEFLIGYDATKRLLESGAKKIAYIGNAEPTIAQATRLEGYRRALKESGTPFDKNLVTNVTTNDEALKAVSNLFETEKPDAFFCYDDGRCWYVYECAARRGLTVGKDLSVIGVGDTPIITSTFTPKLTTIAMPYYEMGYWAVCKLVSLIEKRSLGEHPFPEHLNNLPPVDAPIPAQVHCKLIENSSVIGSGE
- a CDS encoding DivIVA domain-containing protein, which gives rise to MADNTTNNQNSNGIEYTSKRKWGYDPRQVDAFLENAHELYDRDDDELTQQDIQSAAFAFSKGGYVIAEVDAALARLEHAVVDRQTARQISNNGRVAWKAETDRLYQVVREHASRAQKERFARALSKHPSYDIKQVDNLIDEVVVRTSDDLGVKTMTPSEAKDLAGFNSSTVSNAIFVQRKGKKGYDERQVDYYLDSCVQLLSRIESYERLTKYEAANGGAQEPLANRSAGEANQAAMNVPQSVSAQQETSVVTPLFTEQASAAATSATAPAGAQGATFNDVHEEEQKIFAPTPAQNGATSAVPTPASPVVPSLPNEAASASNVPTAGATAGDAQGSSSSLAALANMAQTSQTAAPEQPASFSPQMPPLASDGAGSQANGAKPASASGDDMGIPDISLNSFDSKQGNDVNGQ
- a CDS encoding isoprenyl transferase; its protein translation is MAFEQMDYTSLEVPAAPFSDPAIIPDFPKAKVPRHIGVIMDGNGRWAQQRGLIRTDGHQAAEPVVFDTIAGAIEAGVRYLSLYTFSTENWKRSPQEVRFLMGFSRDIIHRRVAQMDDWGVRVRWSGRRPKLWKSVIDELEVAMERTKHNKTIDVVFCINYGGRAEIADAAARIAQEVRDGRISGDRVTEKMLSEHLYNPDIPDCDLVIRTSGEQRTSNFLPWEAAYAELDFAPELFPDYGREALWRSIDHYVHRDRRFGGVKPKK
- a CDS encoding glycine--tRNA ligase, translating into MAQSKLDEVVSLAKRRGFVFPAGEIYGGTRSAWDYGPLGVALKDNIKREWWRSMVVTRGDVVGVDTSIILPSAVWEASGHVKVFNDPLIECLNCHKRQRADKLEESYAEKHGDKMPEDGLKSIVCPDCGTRGQWTEPRDFNMMLRTHLGPVDDENSLHYLRPETAQGIFVDFKNVMTSSRSKPPFGIANMGKSFRNEITPGNFIFRTREFEQMEMEFFVEPGTDEEWHQYWIDTRTRWYTDLGINPENLRHYEHPKEKLAHYSKRTVDIEYKFGFKGSDWGELEGVANRTDFDLSAHQEHSGEDLAFFDQASGKKYIPYVIEPAAGLTRSLMAFLVDAYAVDEAPNTKGGVDRRTVLRLDPRLSPVKAAVFPLSKKAPLQGIAHDLAAELRQHDWMIDYDESGAIGRRYRRQDEIGTPLCITVDFDTADDHAVTIRERDSMKQERVDLDNVAKYVADRIGEKRVRYPEGPASIVGTTAADGAVDFAKESGIDESAPVKVAEAGGLY